Sequence from the Gemmatimonadota bacterium genome:
GCTCAGCATTCTGGGTTGGACGTGTACACAGTGGGAGGGCGACAACGTTGAATCGGCGCTTGAAGCACTAGAGGCTAACCTGAAGAACGGTCCGGTACTGCTTGGTCCCCTGGACCTGGGTTTCCTGCCCTATGACCCGAATCACCGGCTGAAACGTGGCGGAGATCATTTCATTGTAGCCCTGAAGCTCGAAGGTGGCCGCGTGCAGGTGCATGACCCGCAATTCTATCCATTCGCGGTACTGCCGGTCGATGACCTAATGCGTGCGTGGAATGCCACTGACCTCGGCTACGCAACAAGTGCATACACCCTGCGCGGCGATTTCCGGGAAGATCGCCCGGTTTCGACCGAAGACATGCTGAAGGCTACGCTGGAAAACGCACGAGAACTGATTCACGCCGCCCCCTCCGGCCCGGTCTTTTTTGGAGGTTCGCAGGCGTTCCGGATGGCCGCCGAGGTGATTCGTGGTGGCCCTCCGAAGGCCTTCGCGGGGTTGCTGGTTCACTTCGTCCTGCCGATCGGCGCCCGTCGTTGCCTCGATGCGGCCAATCTCATGAAGTCGGCAGACCAGGCTGAAACCGCGGAATGGTTAGTTAAAAAAGCCGAGTCATACGGACTGGCGCAGTACTATGCCACGCAGGAAGACTGGAATCGCGCAAAAGGTCTGTTCGAAGCGTTGGCTGAGATTGAAGACCGCATCGTTGAATGCATATAGGAAACGACATTGGGCGGCGTACACAACTTCCAGGGGAGTTTACCCATGAAGTCGGCTCTGTTGGTTATTGATGCCCAGGTAAATATGTTCGAAACCGGGATGTCCGTTCGAAACGGTCATCAACTACTGGATACAATAAGTCGCGTGACTACCCAGGCGCGTGATGTACAGATTCCCGTCATTTACGTACAACACAACGGAAAACCGGGCGACCCGGATGAGACGGATTCACCAGGATGGCATATACACGAACGGGTTTCCCCGCGGGAGGGAGATATTGTCGTTCAGAAACGAACTCCGGATGCGTTTTACGAAACTCAGTTAGCATCTATTTTGAATGAAAAGGAGATCGGCAGGTTAATAATTACGGGCGTTCAAACCGAGAACTGTATCAGCTCGACATGCCATCATACTCGTATTGCGGGATATTCGATAACGCTAGTCAAGGATGGACACAGTACTTTCGATTCCGATGTACTAACAGCAGAGCAGATTATCGCTCACTATAATGATATCCTCGGTGACTTCGCAGACGTGACACCTGCGGGCCAGGTTCGGTTTTGAAATTACGCCGTGGAGGGTGCAGCAATGAAACGAGTTGACCACAACAAGCTTGTTCGGGACAGGATTCCCGATATCATTGCTGCTGCGGGCGATCGTCCGACGACCCGAGTTCTCGACAGGGCCGAGTATATTCATGAACTCAGACGCAAACTTGTGGAGGAAGTCGGGGAATTCAACTCTTCCAATGACGCCGAGGAGTTAATTGATATCCTGGAGGTGGTATACGCAATTGCGTCTCGAATGGGAATTGATCCGATACAACTCGAGAAAATGAGAAACGCGAAGAAGGAGAAAAGAGGAGGATTTGAAACGAAGGTCTTTCTTATCCATACTGAATCGCGTGAATAATGCAATGCTTGTGAGCGTTCTGCAGATTACACACCCATATAGAGTCGCATCGCCATATGCAGATCAAACACCTTTCCATTACGGCATCGAACCCGGAACGAGCAGCGGGAATCCTGGCGGAATTGACGGATGGATCTGTGTTCCCCTTCACCTCGAAGACCATGGAAGGCGCCTGGGTATGCGCATGGGACCGTCAGTCCGGTGAGATGATCGAATTTATCCCGAACAACTACCTGCTCTGCCCCGGAAAACACGCCGCGGAATTCAGGCCGGCCGAAGAAGTACAGAATTTCAATTCGACCCACTTTCTGCTCGAAACAAAACAAAGCCTCGACCATTTGAAAGCGGTGGCGGAATCGCATGGACTTCACCACCGCTTTCGGCCGAGGCTAGGCGGACCGCTCTACGAAGTCTGGCTGGAAACCCAGATCCTGGTCGAATTCGTATCCGACGAAATCAGGAACCTGGCGTCCTGACGTCAACTTCGCTTCGTAAACTCTACCTCAATCTAACTTCATCTCGACTTCAAAACCGACTTGCTACCCTTCGATCATACCCAGGATCTCCACCAGGCTGTCGGTCGACGGCCGGTCGAAGGGATCCGATCCCACGTACTTGAACCGAAGGATGCCTTCCTTGTCGATGATGAAGGCCGTGGGAATGACTTCCGTTCCCTTGTCGGTCGCTTTCTGGATCTTGAACTTGGTGGGAATGGCCCGATCCGGGTCGGCTAGCACGGGGAAGGAAAGCGCCTCCCTGGTGACTTTCGACTTGGCGACGAAGTCCCTGGTCTGGTCGAGATCTTCGGGATTGATGAAGAGTAGTTCCGTGTCGAGTGCTGCTATGCGATCGTAATCGGATTGCAACTGCCCCAGTTGCCGTAAGCAAAGGGGTCACCAGTAGCCTATCCAGCCGCGGTCGACGACCACAAGCAGGTTCTTGCTGCCCTTGTAATCGGCGAAGTTGACGGTCTCGCCGTTAACGTCCTGCAGGCTGAACTCCGGTGCGGCCTCACTCAGCCTCGGCGCCAGGTTACGGGGTTGCGCGTCGGCAAACTCCGTCACCAGGCCGACCAGGGCCAGGGCGAAGCACCACCGCGCCAGTGTATGAATCATGGTCTTCCTCCTCGTTTCAGATGCAGCGCAATTCACTTGCGTTTTGTTACTTATAATATAACCTACCCCGACACGACTGTTAACTTCAAAATTACCGCCGTCCGCAACGATTTCATGTGCCAGCAACGATTCCAAGGAGCCGCCTCCCCATGAAGCCAGGCATCACGCAACTCTGTCTCGCCCGCCAGGATCTCGAAGCGGATCTCTCGAAGGCCCGGGATCTGGGCTACGAGGCCATCGAACTGGTTTTCTCCGACCAGGGTTCACCGGACATAGACGCCTCTACCTCGGAGATTGCCGCCGTGGGGGAGGCCTGCAGGAATCATGGACTCGAACTGTGTTCCATGATCGCCATCCGCAGTGATGCCGGATCCCTGTTGTCGCCGTCCGCGGAAGAACGGGCGAAGCGGGTTGCCATCCTCGAGCGCGGCTTCGAAATCGCCGAGATCCTGAGTGTAGACGCCCTCCTCCTGCATCCCGGAGCGCTCGATCCGGCGAGTTCCTACGGGACGACCTGGGACAACTTCCGCGACGCCCTGCGTGATCTCGCGCCCGAGGCGGAACGCCGCGGCACACGGATCGGCATCGAGAACGTGTGGAACCAGTTCATGCTGAGTCCCCGGGAAGCCCGCCAGCTCGTCGACGAGGTAGGATCGCCCGCCGTCGGGATCTACCTGGACACAGCCAACATGATCCTCTACGGCTATCCCGACATGTGGATCAAGGAACTGGGCCGACGGATCTTCAAGGTGCACGTGAAGGATTTCCGGCGCGGGGAAGGCGCCTGGGTCCAGCTGATGGACGGCGATACGGACTGGCCGGCGGTCATGGCTGAATTGCGCGGCATCGGGTTCGACGGTGCCCTGGTGAGCGAGGTTGGCGGCGACGACGACACCATGCGGGAAACCGCCGAGCGCATCCGGCGGATCATAGCCCTGTAGGGCAGAAATCCGACCTGTTGGATCCTGCTTTCTGGCAGTTATTATCGGGCGGCCGAGATGGCTTCGGCGTACTTGATGACGCCGTTTACGTAGGAGTCGATGGGGTTGTAGCTGAAGATGGCGTTGCGGCGCGCGGCATCGGCGGTGCCGTACTTGCCCCGTTCGTTGAGGTACTTTGCCACACTCATGATGGCGTCCGGCCACGAATGCAGGTTGATTTCGCCATCCCCGTCTCCATCGGCGGCATGGGGCATGCTGGCCGGCATGAACTGCGGGTACCCGATGGCGCCGGCCCAGGAACCGTGGAGCGAAAGTGGGTCCACGCCGGTGGCTTTGCTATGGCGCAGGAGCGCCACCAGGTTGCCGACGCACCTGCGGCGGATTTTCGCGAAGCGTTCCTGCTGTCTTTCGGCTACCGCGGCCGAGGCGAGCGGATCGGCTTCACCCCCTGCCTTAATCCGTCGCACGGCTGCCTGCTGCGCCTCCTCCAGGTATAACAGCTGCGCGACCAGGACATTGAACACGCGGTATTTGCCCGTGAACTCGCCCAGGCCGGATTCCCACATCAGGATGGACACGATGTCCTTCGGGGCCACCCCGTAGGTCCGCTTTGCCCGGCCCAGCAGGTCTTTCTTCTCCTCGAGGAACGCAACACCCCGCTTCACCCGCTTATCCGTCAGGAATACGCGCGAGAAATCCTCGTGGGCCTTGTTCTGAATCGCGACGCTCCGGGGCGTGGCCACCTTGATCAACTGGTTGTTGTAGACCTCGCGGCTTTCAGGCCGGTCGAACAGAGCCAGGAACTCCGCCTCGGACACGGGCGACCCCCCGCCCTGCCCAGACGCTAGGCGCTTGATCAGATCGGGCAGGTAAGACGCCGCCGGATGGGTCCGGGGCAGGTCGATAATCGTGGATTTGCGCAGTTCCCAGGATTGCGGGGCATCCAGCGCGGCGACCGGGTCCGGTGCGATCAGCAACAGCGAGACCAGACCGGCAAGAAGCACTGACCTTTTCCACGACCTGAACGGGTTTTTCATCTGACGGATCCTCGTGATTGGTTGGCGATGCGCAATTAAAATCCATTGCATATTTACGGCATGCAGCCGGGCCTGTCAAGGTCAGGAAGGGCATTTACGGTCCATCATATTTCAGAACACCAGTTTCTTCAGCTCGTGTTTCTTCGTGAAGTAGACGCCGTCCCCGTACATCGGACCGGGAGTCTGGAAGGCGGTCGGCGCTTCGAGAATCGTGGTCACGACGCCGGCGGCGGAATCGAAACGGTAGAAACAGTCGGTCGTGAATCCGTATATACCGCCATCCGGACCGTTCTGTATTCCTCCGTCCAGGGCTCGCCCGCCCGGTAGGGAAGCCAGGTGCACGAACCGCCGGTCATCGGCATCGAAAACGAAGAGGATGGATCCGGATTCTACGCGAGCCGTCCCGCACAGCAGGGAGCCGTCCATGACGACCAGCGCGTTGACGGCCGTAACCTCGACCGGTAGCCGGCCCTCCCACACCTTTTCCTCCTTCTCGTAGTCCCAGAGGAACAGCGACGCCTGGTCTACCCGCGGCTGCGTGCCGGTGCCGCCATCGATCGTCGTGCCGACGGCCAGCAGGCCATGGGCTTCCAGCCAGGCCAGCGACCAGCAACTTGCGTCCCCGGCGATATCGCGATAGGTACCGAATGCATCCGCGACCGGATCGTACCAGGACAACGGTCCTCCCCACATGCCGTAGTTCGGCACGGAGGCCGTCCACACGCGGCCCAGGGGACCGGCGACCATGGAACGCGGCCGATAGGAAATCTCGTCCATGCGACCTAGGTCGCGGGGGTTGCTGCCCGTGTCTTTCCCGAAATGGTAGGGTCGGGCGGGATCGTAGACGGACAGCACGGCACCCGGGTAGGAGCAGATGTAGAGCTTGCCGTCCATGTTGGCCATGGAATAGGCTTCTCCGGTGGCGGTGGTACATATGCCCAGGTCGTCCATGGCGCCGGTAGACGGATCATGGCGGAAGAAGTGAAGCGGCAGGATGCTCGAGCCATACAGGTTGTCGTCGGGTCCGCGATGCACCAGGAAGATCTCGCTGCCCGAGGATTCATAGGCTACGGGCAGGGTGCGC
This genomic interval carries:
- a CDS encoding cysteine hydrolase; the encoded protein is MKSALLVIDAQVNMFETGMSVRNGHQLLDTISRVTTQARDVQIPVIYVQHNGKPGDPDETDSPGWHIHERVSPREGDIVVQKRTPDAFYETQLASILNEKEIGRLIITGVQTENCISSTCHHTRIAGYSITLVKDGHSTFDSDVLTAEQIIAHYNDILGDFADVTPAGQVRF
- a CDS encoding nucleoside triphosphate pyrophosphohydrolase, with translation MKRVDHNKLVRDRIPDIIAAAGDRPTTRVLDRAEYIHELRRKLVEEVGEFNSSNDAEELIDILEVVYAIASRMGIDPIQLEKMRNAKKEKRGGFETKVFLIHTESRE
- a CDS encoding peroxiredoxin family protein, which translates into the protein MGQLQSDYDRIAALDTELLFINPEDLDQTRDFVAKSKVTREALSFPVLADPDRAIPTKFKIQKATDKGTEVIPTAFIIDKEGILRFKYVGSDPFDRPSTDSLVEILGMIEG
- a CDS encoding redoxin domain-containing protein, encoding MIHTLARWCFALALVGLVTEFADAQPRNLAPRLSEAAPEFSLQDVNGETVNFADYKGSKNLLVVVDRGWIGYW
- a CDS encoding sugar phosphate isomerase/epimerase; the protein is MKPGITQLCLARQDLEADLSKARDLGYEAIELVFSDQGSPDIDASTSEIAAVGEACRNHGLELCSMIAIRSDAGSLLSPSAEERAKRVAILERGFEIAEILSVDALLLHPGALDPASSYGTTWDNFRDALRDLAPEAERRGTRIGIENVWNQFMLSPREARQLVDEVGSPAVGIYLDTANMILYGYPDMWIKELGRRIFKVHVKDFRRGEGAWVQLMDGDTDWPAVMAELRGIGFDGALVSEVGGDDDTMRETAERIRRIIAL